A single region of the Sorghum bicolor cultivar BTx623 chromosome 7, Sorghum_bicolor_NCBIv3, whole genome shotgun sequence genome encodes:
- the LOC110437305 gene encoding uncharacterized protein LOC110437305, which produces MSCYHAAKGKPEQFTPEEEQTFMAADNLFRGAVISALDNKYVDNYIICTTAKELWDALEAKFGVSHVGSELYLMEQLFDYKMVDNRSVIEQAHEIQALAKELEQFPCVLPEKFMADGIIAKLPPSWKDFATSLKHQRKEFGLIELMGTLDVEEKARAKDTHGKGVESSSANVVQKKKQFAFCNKKKNNQENKQGANSKPKQTATFKNKKTDGGCFVCGSDNH; this is translated from the coding sequence ATGAGTTGCTATCACGCCGCGAAGGGGAAGCCGGAACAGTTTACTCCTGAGGAGGAGCAAACGTTCATGGCTGCTGATAACCTCTTCAGAGGCGCCGTGATTAGTGCGCTCGATAATAAATATGTCGACAACTATATTATTTGCACCACTGCTAAGGAATTATGGGATGCGCTTGAGGCCAAGTTCGGGGTTTCTCATGTTGGTAGCGAGCTGTACCTCATGGAGCAATTGTTTGATTACAAGATGGTGGATAACCGTTCTGTGATTGAACAAGCACATGAGATACAAGCACTAGCTAAGGAACTAGAACAATTCCCTTGTGTATTGCCTGAAAAGTTTATGGCCGACGGTATAATCGCTAAGCTGCCACCTTCTTGGAAGGATTTTGCTACTTCTCTAAAACATCAGAGGAAAGAGTTTGGTCTTATCGAACTCATGGGaactcttgatgttgaggagaaGGCGAGAGCAAAAGATACACATGGAAAAGGCGTTGAGTCTTCTAGTGCCAATGTGGTGCAGAAGAAAAAGCAATTCGCATTCTGCAATAAGAAAAAGAACAACCAAGAGAACAAGCAAGGAGCAAATTCGAAGCCAAAGCAAACTGCAACTTTTAAGAACAAAAAGACAGATGGAGGCTGCTTTGTTTGCGGTAGCGATAACCACTGA